In a genomic window of Drosophila takahashii strain IR98-3 E-12201 chromosome 3L, DtakHiC1v2, whole genome shotgun sequence:
- the LOC108058109 gene encoding heparan sulfate 2-O-sulfotransferase pipe isoform X8: MSLNAERSYKMKLRDVENAFKYRRIPYPKRSVELIALLAISCTFFLFMHTNKLNSRLKEMEVKLQPSEFSALGLTGNHISGHDAGKHDDINTLHGTYQYLKSTGQLENLDAAQLNNTRNADRDFVFYNRLEKTGSQSMTRLMKQLGDRLGYDTYRNIIRLAKPITDSDEDERDLVDQLFELGENAAYVEHANWINFTKHGSPRPIYINMVRDPIQKVISAYYYQRHPLIFAQGMMRNPKKRIQTKDYFDTTFNDCVRNRIPPYCVFDAHNPFNGDWRRFSLHLCGNSEICTHFNSETTTQIAKRNVEREYAVVGSWEDTNVTLAVLEAYIPRFFANARSVYYNKTDKFTINKVSHDTHLDKDVEEYLRSSFSFEIELYLFIKQRLYKQYIAVHNDEF, from the exons TTCCGTGGAGCTGATCGCCCTGCTGGCTATTTCGTGCACCTTCTTCCTGTTCATGCACACGAACAAATTGAACAGTCGCCTCAAGGAGATGGAGGTGAAGCTGCAACCGTCGGAGTTTTCGGCCCTGGGCCTAACGGGCAACCACATCAGCGGACACGATGCGGGCA AGCACGACGACATCAACACTTTACATGGCACCTACCAATATCTGAAGAGCACCGGCCAG CTGGAAAACTTGGACGCGGCTCAACTAAATAATACCCGAAATGCGGATCGTGATTTTGTATTCTACAATCGTCTGGAAAAGACAGGAAGTCAGTCGATGACGCGACTCATGAAGCAACTGGGTGATCGTCTTGGATACGACACTTACAGAAATATCATCCGCCTTGCAAAACCAATCACTGATAGCGATGAGGATGAGAGAGATCTAGTGGATCAGCTCTTCGAACTGGGGGAAAACGCTGCTTACGTGGAGCATGCAAATTGGATCAACTTCACAAAGCACGGGAGTCCACGCCCAATTTACATCAACATGGTCCGCGATCCCATACAAAAGGTGATCAGCGCCTACTATTACCAACGGCATCCGCTAATCTTCGCCCAGGGAATGATGCGGAATCCCAAGAAGCGAATTCAGACTAAGGATTATTTCGACACCACATTCAACGATTGCGTTAGGAATCGGATACCCCCATACTGTGTTTTTGATGCCCACAATCCGTTTAACGGCGATTGGAGAAGATTTTCGCTTCACCTCTGTGGAAACTCGGAAATTTGCAC GCATTTCAACTCCGAAACTACCACGCAAATCGCCAAAAGGAATGTGGAACGGGAGTATGCGGTCGTGGGTAGTTGGGAGGATACAAATGTGACCTTGGCTGTTTTAGAAGCCTACATACCGCGATTTTTTGCCAATGCCAGGAGTGTGTACTATA ACAAAACAGATAAATTTACGATAAATAAAGTGTCCCATGACACTCACCTGGATAAGGATGTGGAGGAGTATCTGAGGAGCAGTTTCTCCTTCGAGATTGAGCTATACCTGTTTATCAAACAGCGACTCTACAAACAGTACATTGCAGTGCACAATGACGAATTTTAG
- the LOC108058109 gene encoding heparan sulfate 2-O-sulfotransferase pipe isoform X2, with product MSLNAERSYKMKLRDVENAFKYRRIPYPKRSVELIALLAISCTFFLFMHTNKLNSRLKEMEVKLQPSEFSALGLTGNHISGHDAGKHDDINTLHGTYQYLKSTGQLKHLTAAQLNNTPRAQLDTILFNRITKTGSEKMMELLKILGQRNNFEARRDVEGFYEVVLMHDAYAKNFLRTEVLNCSRANTYTKHVAFLDFDRLDEPWPIYINMVRDPIERLVSWFYYARAPWYLAERREVFGDAVKMPSIEWLKKDFNRCIEEHDPECVFEQMELGNLGDHRRQSLYLCGQVQEVCMPFNSHEAMQRAKKNVEEHYAVVGTWEDTNTTLSVLEGYVPRFFTGAKDEYYALKKKLGNVNRNVFRPTLSDKARVILSQNLTREIELYQFIRHRLYKQYIALQLDIDPKMRD from the exons TTCCGTGGAGCTGATCGCCCTGCTGGCTATTTCGTGCACCTTCTTCCTGTTCATGCACACGAACAAATTGAACAGTCGCCTCAAGGAGATGGAGGTGAAGCTGCAACCGTCGGAGTTTTCGGCCCTGGGCCTAACGGGCAACCACATCAGCGGACACGATGCGGGCA AGCACGACGACATCAACACTTTACATGGCACCTACCAATATCTGAAGAGCACCGGCCAG CTAAAACACCTGACCGCCGCACAGCTGAACAACACCCCGCGAGCCCAACTGGACACGATATTGTTCAATCGGATCACGAAGACTGGCAGCGAAAAGATGATGGAGTTGCTCAAGATCCTGGGCCAGCGCAATAATTTCGAGGCTCGTCGCGATGTAGAGGGATTCTACGAAGTCGTCTTAATGCACGACGCCTATGCCAAGAACTTTTTACGCACTGAAGTGCTCAACTGCAGCAGAGCCAACACATATACGAAACATGTGGCCTTTTTGGACTTTGACCGATTGGACGAACCCTGGCCGATATACATTAACATGGTTCGAGACCCCATCGAGCGACTGGTCAGTTGGTTTTACTACGCCCGCGCCCCATGGTATTTGGCCGAAAGAAGGGAAGTCTTTGGGGACGCCGTCAAAATGCCCAGTATAGAGTGGCTCAAAAAGGACTTTAACCGCTGCATCGAGGAGCACGATCCCGAGTGCGTGTTCGAGCAAATGGAATTGGGAAATCTGGGCGACCATAGACGACAGTCACTATATCTTTGCGGTCAGGTCCAGGAGGTGTGCAT GCCCTTCAACTCCCACGAGGCCATGCAACGGGCCAAGAAGAACGTGGAGGAGCACTATGCAGTGGTTGGGACCTGGGAAGATACGAATACCACGCTATCGGTCCTAGAGGGCTACGTACCACGATTCTTCACCGGGGCCAAAGACGAGTATTACGCTTTGAAGAAAAAGTTGGGAAATGTGAACCGAAATGTCTTCAGACCCACTCTCAGTGATAAGGCGAGGGTCATACTCAGCCAAAATCTCACACGGGAAATCGAGTTGTATCAGTTCATCAGACATCGTCTGTACAAGCAGTATATAGCCCTGCAGCTGGATATAGATCCCAAGATGAGGGATTAG
- the LOC108058109 gene encoding heparan sulfate 2-O-sulfotransferase pipe isoform X1: MSLNAERSYKMKLRDVENAFKYRRIPYPKRSVELIALLAISCTFFLFMHTNKLNSRLKEMEVKLQPSEFSALGLTGNHISGHDAGKHDDINTLHGTYQYLKSTGQPVGYNVHDRRSSDEELRDPEGHGHHHDHHSHHHHVHHQGKIDGHNHKAAHDKQLAVPHNKNKEDDVHYEDDEEDEDEDDDLANGVGTSDDEGFNFKADLLNNTKFAEVDFVFFNRVPKVGSQSLMELMARLGKINGFTHARNKGSAHETVIMNKQRQNDLVADLLTRPKPHIYSQHIAYINFTRFHLPKPIYINLIRDPIDRIISWHYYIRAPWYYRDMQAKLGDKAVPMPSEEFMNLDLDTCVKNHDPHCTFTQMQVKNPVGDHRRQTLFFCGMNQKLCMPFNSEAAMQKAKRTVETEYAVVGTWEDTNITLSVLEAYIPRYFRNAKVAYYLGKDRLSRVNRNNVTRIVSDETRLILRKNLTNEIEFYEFCKQRLYLQYAALSHGKRFGEDDYILVPEQQNDYNEEY, translated from the exons TTCCGTGGAGCTGATCGCCCTGCTGGCTATTTCGTGCACCTTCTTCCTGTTCATGCACACGAACAAATTGAACAGTCGCCTCAAGGAGATGGAGGTGAAGCTGCAACCGTCGGAGTTTTCGGCCCTGGGCCTAACGGGCAACCACATCAGCGGACACGATGCGGGCA AGCACGACGACATCAACACTTTACATGGCACCTACCAATATCTGAAGAGCACCGGCCAG CCGGTTGGATATAATGTACACGATCGCCGTAGCAGCGATGAGGAGTTGCGGGATCCAGAGGGACATGGACATCATCACGATCACCACTCGCACCACCACCATGTGCATCATCAGGGAAAGATCGATGGCCATAACCACAAGGCGGCCCATGACAAACAGCTGGCAGTGccccacaataaaaataaggaaGACGATGTCCACTACgaagacgacgaggaggatgaggacgaggacgatgaTTTGGCCAATGGTGTTGGAACCAGCGACGATGAAGGTTTCAATTTCAAAGCCGATCTTCTGAACAACACAAAATTTGCCGAGGTGGACTTTGTCTTCTTCAATCGAGTCCCGAAAGTGGGCAGTCAATCGTTGATGGAACTAATGGCTCGGCTGGGCAAGATCAATGGCTTTACCCATGCCCGCAATAAAGGCAGTGCCCATGAAACGGTCATCATGAACAAACAGCGGCAGAATGATCTTGTGGCCGATCTCCTGACTCGGCCAAAACCACATATATATAGCCAGCATATCGCATACATTAACTTTACTCGCTTCCATTTGCCAAAGCCGATTTATATTAACTTAATTCGCGATCCTATCGATCGGATTATCAGCTGGCACTATTATATCCGGGCACCGTGGTACTATCGCGATATGCAGGCCAAGCTGGGTGACAAGGCCGTTCCCATGCCCTCGGAGGAGTTTATGAATCTCGACCTGGACACCTGTGTGAAGAATCACGATCCTCACTGTACCTTTACCCAAATGCAGGTGAAGAATCCAGTGGGCGATCATCGCCGCCAGACACTTTTCTTTTGCGGGATGAATCAGAAGCTGTGCAT GCCCTTCAACTCCGAGGCCGCCATGCAAAAGGCCAAGCGAACAGTGGAAACGGAATACGCAGTGGTGGGCACCTGGGAGGATACAAATATTACGCTTTCTGTTCTGGAGGCCTATATACCACGATATTTCCGCAACGCCAAAGTGGCCTACTACT TGGGTAAAGACCGTCTGTCGCGAGTAAATCGCAACAATGTCACTCGAATCGTCAGCGACGAAACTCGACTTATTTTGAGGAAAAATCTCACCAACGAGATCGAGTTTTACGAGTTTTGCAAACAGCGTTTGTACCTCCAGTATGCTGCTTTGAGTCATGGAAAGCGATTTGGGGAGGATGACTATATTTTGGTGCCCGAACAGCAGAACGATTACAATGAGGAGTATTAG
- the LOC108058109 gene encoding heparan sulfate 2-O-sulfotransferase pipe isoform X4, which translates to MSLNAERSYKMKLRDVENAFKYRRIPYPKRSVELIALLAISCTFFLFMHTNKLNSRLKEMEVKLQPSEFSALGLTGNHISGHDAGKHDDINTLHGTYQYLKSTGQLWRLNPKFLNNTKFHKGDILYYNRVPKTGSETLIELMIQLGKKNDFQNERAPFSKPVGIYWSVERQQQEAVRIMELQEELAFVYVEHMNYMNVRPFHLPQPIYINMIRDPVERVISWFYYKRTPWNSVKMFRVTGKFENRTHYVKNFEDCVLTRDPECRYDHGLMFKEDLADHKRQSLFFCGHSPICEPFNTPGAIARAKQNVERDYSVVGSWEDVNVTLAVLESYIPRFFKGSTDLYYEPVNGLAFKKQNINHWKPKISERIKRIMRANFTQEYEFYYFCKQRLYRQYFAINRHLHF; encoded by the exons TTCCGTGGAGCTGATCGCCCTGCTGGCTATTTCGTGCACCTTCTTCCTGTTCATGCACACGAACAAATTGAACAGTCGCCTCAAGGAGATGGAGGTGAAGCTGCAACCGTCGGAGTTTTCGGCCCTGGGCCTAACGGGCAACCACATCAGCGGACACGATGCGGGCA AGCACGACGACATCAACACTTTACATGGCACCTACCAATATCTGAAGAGCACCGGCCAG CTGTGGCGATTGAATCCAAAGTTTCTAAATAACACCAAGTTTCATAAGGGTGATATTCTCTACTACAATCGGGTCCCCAAGACGGGCAGTGAAACCCTGATCGAGTTGATGATACAACTGGGTAAAAAGAACGATTTCCAAAACGAACGGGCACCGTTTTCAAAGCCCGTGGGAATATACTGGTCCGTAGAGCGCCAACAACAAGAAGCCGTGCGCATCATGGAACTGCAGGAGGAACTAGCTTTTGTCTATGTGGAGCATATGAACTACATGAATGTCCGGCCGTTCCACTTACCCCAGCCAATCTACATTAATATG ATTCGTGACCCCGTTGAAAGAGTCATCAGCTGGTTCTACTATAAACGCACACCGTGGAACTCGGTCAAAATGTTTAGGGTCACCGGAAAATTCGAGAATCGCACCCATTACGTCAAGAACTTTGAAGATTGTGTCTTAACGCGCGATCCAGAATGTCGTTATGATCACGGTCTAATGTTCAAAGAAGACCTCGCCGATCACAAGCGTCAGAGTCTGTTCTTCTGTGGACACTCACCCATTTGCGA ACCCTTCAATACCCCGGGAGCAATTGCAAGGGCCAAACAGAATGTAGAACGCGATTACTCGGTAGTCGGTTCGTGGGAGGATGTGAATGTCACTTTGGCAGTCCTCGAAAGCTATATACCTCGGTTTTTCAAAGGCAGCACGGATCTGTACTATG AACCCGTTAATGGCCTGGCTTTTAAGAAGCAGAACATCAACCACTGGAAGCCGAAGATTAGCGAACGCATCAAGCGAATAATGCGAGCCAACTTCACGCAGGaatatgaattttattatttttgcaagcAGCGCTTATATCGACAATACTTTGCAATAAATAGGCACCTGCATTTCTGA
- the LOC108058109 gene encoding heparan sulfate 2-O-sulfotransferase pipe isoform X7 — MSLNAERSYKMKLRDVENAFKYRRIPYPKRSVELIALLAISCTFFLFMHTNKLNSRLKEMEVKLQPSEFSALGLTGNHISGHDAGKHDDINTLHGTYQYLKSTGQLNNTPRAQLDTILFNRITKTGSEKMMELLKILGQRNNFEARRDVEGFYEVVLMHDAYAKNFLRTEVLNCSRANTYTKHVAFLDFDRLDEPWPIYINMVRDPIERLVSWFYYARAPWYLAERREVFGDAVKMPSIEWLKKDFNRCIEEHDPECVFEQMELGNLGDHRRQSLYLCGQVQEVCMPFNSHEAMQRAKKNVEEHYAVVGTWEDTNTTLSVLEGYVPRFFTGAKDEYYALKKKLGNVNRNVFRPTLSDKARVILSQNLTREIELYQFIRHRLYKQYIALQLDIDPKMRD; from the exons TTCCGTGGAGCTGATCGCCCTGCTGGCTATTTCGTGCACCTTCTTCCTGTTCATGCACACGAACAAATTGAACAGTCGCCTCAAGGAGATGGAGGTGAAGCTGCAACCGTCGGAGTTTTCGGCCCTGGGCCTAACGGGCAACCACATCAGCGGACACGATGCGGGCA AGCACGACGACATCAACACTTTACATGGCACCTACCAATATCTGAAGAGCACCGGCCAG CTGAACAACACCCCGCGAGCCCAACTGGACACGATATTGTTCAATCGGATCACGAAGACTGGCAGCGAAAAGATGATGGAGTTGCTCAAGATCCTGGGCCAGCGCAATAATTTCGAGGCTCGTCGCGATGTAGAGGGATTCTACGAAGTCGTCTTAATGCACGACGCCTATGCCAAGAACTTTTTACGCACTGAAGTGCTCAACTGCAGCAGAGCCAACACATATACGAAACATGTGGCCTTTTTGGACTTTGACCGATTGGACGAACCCTGGCCGATATACATTAACATGGTTCGAGACCCCATCGAGCGACTGGTCAGTTGGTTTTACTACGCCCGCGCCCCATGGTATTTGGCCGAAAGAAGGGAAGTCTTTGGGGACGCCGTCAAAATGCCCAGTATAGAGTGGCTCAAAAAGGACTTTAACCGCTGCATCGAGGAGCACGATCCCGAGTGCGTGTTCGAGCAAATGGAATTGGGAAATCTGGGCGACCATAGACGACAGTCACTATATCTTTGCGGTCAGGTCCAGGAGGTGTGCAT GCCCTTCAACTCCCACGAGGCCATGCAACGGGCCAAGAAGAACGTGGAGGAGCACTATGCAGTGGTTGGGACCTGGGAAGATACGAATACCACGCTATCGGTCCTAGAGGGCTACGTACCACGATTCTTCACCGGGGCCAAAGACGAGTATTACGCTTTGAAGAAAAAGTTGGGAAATGTGAACCGAAATGTCTTCAGACCCACTCTCAGTGATAAGGCGAGGGTCATACTCAGCCAAAATCTCACACGGGAAATCGAGTTGTATCAGTTCATCAGACATCGTCTGTACAAGCAGTATATAGCCCTGCAGCTGGATATAGATCCCAAGATGAGGGATTAG
- the LOC108058109 gene encoding heparan sulfate 2-O-sulfotransferase pipe isoform X13 gives MSLNAERSYKMKLRDVENAFKYRRIPYPKRSVELIALLAISCTFFLFMHTNKLNSRLKEMEVKLQPSEFSALGLTGNHISGHDAGKHDDINTLHGTYQYLKSTGQILQLSPEKLNNTPKAEIDVLFFNRVPKTGSMQLIELMRQLGKVHDYEVEKDPQNGGVIPLLETAEESDMIDNIVNFEDGTVFASHVNFLNFTKHEQPRPIYINMVRDPVERVISWYYYIRAPWIFVPGRRRNNREMPNPKWVNTEYDQCVSSGEKVCTYIENSLLEHVGDHRRQTLFFCGHNEFQCT, from the exons TTCCGTGGAGCTGATCGCCCTGCTGGCTATTTCGTGCACCTTCTTCCTGTTCATGCACACGAACAAATTGAACAGTCGCCTCAAGGAGATGGAGGTGAAGCTGCAACCGTCGGAGTTTTCGGCCCTGGGCCTAACGGGCAACCACATCAGCGGACACGATGCGGGCA AGCACGACGACATCAACACTTTACATGGCACCTACCAATATCTGAAGAGCACCGGCCAG ATCCTTCAGCTAAGTCCTGAAAAACTTAACAATACCCCCAAGGCGGAAATAGATGTGTTGTTTTTCAATCGGGTCCCAAAGACAGGAAGTATGCAGCTGATAGAACTTATGAGACAGCTGGGAAAAGTCCATGACTATGAGGTGGAAAAGGATCCCCAAAATGGAGGAGTCATTCCTCTTCTGGAAACCGCTGAGGAAAGCGACATGATCGACAATATTGTGAACTTTGAGGATGGCACAGTATTCGCCAGTCATGTGAATTTCCTAAACTTTACCAAGCATGAACAGCCGAGGCCCATTTATATCAATATGGTTCGCGATCCCGTGGAGAGAGTTATCAGCTGGTATTACTACATCCGAGCTCCGTGGATTTTTGTGCCTGGAAGAAGGCGTAATAATCGCGAAATGCCCAACCCCAAGTGGGTAAACACCGAATACGATCAGTGCGTTTCCAGTGGCGAAAAAGTATGCACCTACATTGAAAATTCTCTGCTGGAACATGTGGGTGATCATCGGCGACAGACTCTGTTCTTCTGCGGCCACAATGAGTTTCAGTGCACGTGA
- the LOC108058116 gene encoding heparan sulfate 2-O-sulfotransferase pipe-like — protein sequence MNVEREYSVVGTWEHTNETLAVLEAYVPRYFADASKMYYSGLHVDKQNVNPMKPHISQDILDMVRRNFTREIEFYQFCRQRLHKQYLAIKLNDLKRVDKSLARLSEAKDMAINN from the exons ATGAATGTGGAACGAGAATACTCTGTGGTGGGGACTTGGGAGCATACGAACGAAACCCTTGCTGTTTTAGAGGCCTACGTTCCTCGCTATTTTGCGGATGCCTCCAAAATGTACTACT CGGGTCTGCATGTCGACAAGCAAAATGTTAACCCAATGAAGCCGCATATATCGCAGGATATTTTAGATATGGTTCGTCGGAATTTCACACGTGAAATCGAGTTCTATCAATTCTGTCGTCAGCGTTTGCACAAGCAGTACCTTGCGATCAAACTGAACGATCTCAAGCGGGTGGACAAGTCATTGGCCAGATTAAGTGAGGCTAAAGATATGGCTATCAACAACTAg